CGCTCGTCGGCAGCGTCAGATGTGTATAAGAGACAGGCCTTGAGAAGCCCACCCTCAAGGATCTGGATCCCGGGGCGTTCACCCTTCCGGAGGAGGTCAGGCTTGCCACTGTGATCGCCAAGTTCCCGGAGGAGATTCGCAAGGCCGCCCGGGATCTGGCGCCTCACAGGATGGCTTACTACGCCCAGGAGCTGTCCGAGGCCTTTCATTCCTTCTACAACGTGGCCCGCATAATAGGCGAGGAGGAGCGTTTGAGGAAGAACCGCATGCTCCTTATGGAGGCCGCCAGGATAACCCTTAGGAACGTGTTGGGAATACTGGGGGTCAGGGCCCCGGAGAGGATGTAGATGCCAAAGCTCCGTTGGGTGCTCTTTTGGTCTGCGTCGTCGTTGGTGGTGGCCATATTGGCCACCGCCTTTGTCATGGAGACCCGCAAGGTGGACCGCCTTGCCGCTCTGGTTGACAAGCGGATGGATGAGCTGGTGGCCCTAAACCGTAAAAACCAGGAGATGGAGCGCAAGATCCGTTACTATGCCACAGACGAGGGATTGGCCCGACTTGCCAGGGAGGAGTTCAACCTGTTCTTTCCCAACGAGGTGGTCTATCGCATAGAGGTGGTTCCGGAGAAACCCTTGCGGAGAAAATAGAAAGGCCATATAATCCCTTGATGTATGTCCCTGCCTTCCGTTTGGCGGAAGGCCTAAGTCCGTAGGGAGGAGGTGAAAGTCGTGAGGCCATACGAGTTGGTTGTCATTCTCACGGCGGATTTGGAGGATCCCAAGTCCGCGGCGGAGGAGCTGGCGGAGGTTCTCAAGTCCCAGGGTGCGGATGTGGAGAAGGTGGACCTTTGGGGCAAGAGGCGTCTTGCCTATCCCATAGCCAAGAAGTCCGAGGGTGTTTACGCCCTTTATACCTTCAAGCAGAAGCCCTCCATGATAAAGGAGATGGAGCGGGTTCTTCGTCTTAAGCCCCAGGTGATGCGTCACCTGGTGATAAGCCGCGACGAGAAGTAGTCATCTGGGGGGTGTTCTTGGATGTCCCGTGGCTTTAACAAGGTGATACTCATGGGCAACCTGGCCAGGGATCCGGATGTCAGGTACACGCCGAGCAAGCAGAAGGTGGCCCGGATAACCGTGGCGGTGGGACGTCAGTGGAAGTCCGCCAACGGGGAGGTTCAGAACCAAACGGACTTCGTCCCCGTTGTCTTGTGGGGATCTCTTGCGGACATATGCGAGAGGTACCTGAGGAAGGGCCGTCCCGTGTTGATTGAGGGACGCATATCCGTTCGGGATTTTGACGACCCAAAGAGCGGGCAGCGCCGTTGGATAACCGAGGTGGTGGCCAGCGGGCTTACCTTGCTGTCCGGTGGCAGGAGGGATGAAGAGGCTTCGCCTTTCCAGCCCGGATCTTCCAGGGGATCCTATGGGGACTTTGGCAGCCTCAGGGACGACAAGGACTTTGGCGATGAATTCCCGATGGACATATCCACCCTGTCGGAGGGTGACGAGGAACAGCCGGACATACCCTTTTAGTCGCGGCTTGTCATGGCGGATTTCTTGGCGGGGTTTGGACCCTGCCGTTCGATTGCGTTGAGCGATGCTGCTCTTCCGTGGAAGGGAGGGAATAGGTGTGAACGATCGTTACAGCAACAGCAACGGGAATAACAACCGCAAGCGCAGGAAGCGGCGTCCCAAGGTGTGTCATTTCTGCGTGGACAAGGTTGAGAAGGTTGATTACAAGGAGTTCGACAAGCTTCGCAAGTACGTTACCGAGAGGGGCAAGATAGTTCCCCGCAGGGTGACCGGTACCTGTGCCAAGCATCAGCGGCAGCTAACCAGGGCCATAAAGAGGGCTAGGATCCTGGCTCTGCTCCCCTTCACGGCGGACTAGTTCTTTTGGATCCTTAGGTTGTGACAGGTGGGGGGCGAAAGCTCCCCATCGGTCTTTTTGGGGCTTTGCCCCGGAGCACGCTTTTGCTTTTGGGAGGACAGATATGACGCCCATAAGGTCTTTGGTGGAGTCGGCCCTTCTTTCGGCCCTCGGGGCGGCCCTTTTCTTGGCCAGCAACTTCATCCCCGTGGCGGGAGCCTTCCTTACCC
This sequence is a window from Thermanaerothrix sp.. Protein-coding genes within it:
- the ssb gene encoding single-stranded DNA-binding protein, with amino-acid sequence MSRGFNKVILMGNLARDPDVRYTPSKQKVARITVAVGRQWKSANGEVQNQTDFVPVVLWGSLADICERYLRKGRPVLIEGRISVRDFDDPKSGQRRWITEVVASGLTLLSGGRRDEEASPFQPGSSRGSYGDFGSLRDDKDFGDEFPMDISTLSEGDEEQPDIPF
- the rpsF gene encoding 30S ribosomal protein S6; amino-acid sequence: MRPYELVVILTADLEDPKSAAEELAEVLKSQGADVEKVDLWGKRRLAYPIAKKSEGVYALYTFKQKPSMIKEMERVLRLKPQVMRHLVISRDEK
- the rpsR gene encoding 30S ribosomal protein S18; the protein is MNDRYSNSNGNNNRKRRKRRPKVCHFCVDKVEKVDYKEFDKLRKYVTERGKIVPRRVTGTCAKHQRQLTRAIKRARILALLPFTAD
- a CDS encoding septum formation initiator family protein produces the protein MPKLRWVLFWSASSLVVAILATAFVMETRKVDRLAALVDKRMDELVALNRKNQEMERKIRYYATDEGLARLAREEFNLFFPNEVVYRIEVVPEKPLRRK
- a CDS encoding DALR anticodon-binding domain-containing protein, translating into MDPGAFTLPEEVRLATVIAKFPEEIRKAARDLAPHRMAYYAQELSEAFHSFYNVARIIGEEERLRKNRMLLMEAARITLRNVLGILGVRAPERM